In one Saimiri boliviensis isolate mSaiBol1 chromosome 21, mSaiBol1.pri, whole genome shotgun sequence genomic region, the following are encoded:
- the NIPSNAP1 gene encoding protein NipSnap homolog 1 yields the protein MAPRLCSISVAARRLLGGPGPRAGDVAAAAAARFYSKDNEGSWFRSLFVHKVDPRKDAHSTLLSKKETSNLYKIQFHNVKPEYLDAYNSLTEAVLPKLHLDEDYPCSLVGNWNTWYGEQDQAVHLWRFSGGYPALMDCMNKLKNNKEYLEFRRERSQMLLSRRNQLLLEFSFWNEPEPRVGPNIYELRTYKLKPGTMIEWGNNWARAIKYRQENQEAVGGFFSQIGELYVVHHLWAYKDLQSREETRNAAWRKRGWDENVYYTVPLVRHMESRIMIPLKISPLQ from the exons ATGGCTCCGCGGCTGTGCAGCATCTCTGTGGCGGCGCGGCGGCTGCTGGGGGGCCCGGGGCCCCGCGCTGGGGACGTTGCGGCTGCAGCTGCGGCGCG TTTCTATTCCAAGGACAATGAAGGCAGCTGGTTCCGCTCCCTCTTCGTTCACAAGGTGGATCCCCGGAAGGATGCCCACTCCACCCTGCTGTCCAAGAAGGAAACCAGCAACCTCTACAAGATCCAGT TTCACAATGTAAAGCCGGAATACCTGGATGCCTACAACAGCCTCAC GGAGGCTGTGCTGCCCAAGCTGCACCTGGATGAGGACTACCCCTGCTCACTCGTGGGCAACTGGAACACGTGGTATGGGGAGCAGGACCAGGCAG TGCACCTGTGGCGATTTTCAGGTGGCTACCCAGCCCTCATGGACTGCATGAACAAGCTCAAAAACAATAAG GAGTACCTGGAGTTCCGAAGGGAGCGGAGCCAGATGCTGCTGTCCAGGAGAAACCAGTTGCTCCTCGAGTTCAGCTTCTGGAATGAGCCAGAGCCCAGAGTGGGCCCCAACATCTATGAGCTGAGGACATATAAGCTCAAG CCAGGAACCATGATCGAGTGGGGGAACAACTG GGCTCGGGCCATCAAGTACCGGCAGGAGAACCAGGAGGCAGTGGGCGGCTTCTTCTCACAGATTGGAGAGCTCTATGTGGTGCACCATCTCTGGG CCTATAAAGACCTGCAGTCTCGGGAGGAGACTCGAAACGCTGCCTGGAGGAAGAGAGGCTGGGATGAAAATGTCTACTATACAG TCCCCCTGGTGCGACACATGGAGTCTCGGATCATGATCCCCTTGAAGATTTCACCTCTCCAGTGA